The Polypterus senegalus isolate Bchr_013 chromosome 5, ASM1683550v1, whole genome shotgun sequence genome includes the window TGAttacactgctattgtgggctgcatcagaagtggacaggaggaggagtataggaagctaatcaaagattttgttaaatggtgtgactcaaaccacttacatctgaatgccagcaagaccaaggaattggtggtggattttaggaggcccaggcccctcatggaccctgtgatcatctgaggagactgtgtgcagagggtacagacctataaatatctgggagtgcagatggatgacaaattggcctggactgccaatactgatgctctgtgtaagaaaggtcagagctgactatacttccttagaaggttggcagccttcaacatctgcaataagatgctgcagatgttctatcagatggttgtggtgactgccctcttctacgcggtggtgtgctggggaggcagcataaagaagaggggtgcctcacacctggacaaactggtgaggaaggcaggctctattgcagacacggagctggacagtttgacatccgtggcagagtgattgGCGCTGaggaggctcctgtcaataatgaaaaatccactgcatccactgaacaggatcatctccagatagaggagcagcttcagtgacagactgaggagatcgttcctcccccacactatgcgactcttcagttccacccggggtaaacgctaacattattcaaagttattgtctgtttttatatgctttttattactctttaatttaatattgtttttttttatcagtatgctgctgctggattatgtgaatttccccttgggattaatgaagtatctatctatctatctatctatctatctatctatctatctatctatctatctatctatctatctatctatctatctatctatctatctatctatctatctatctatctatctatctatctatctatctatctatctatctatctatctatctatctatctatctatctatctatctatctatctatctaatcttgccaAGGAAAGTAAATGTGATTTTTCATGCCCATGCAACATTTTCTAGCTTCTCCTCCCAGCCAATGTCAGTGTAACAATCCCTCCAGTGATTCTGTTCCCAGATGGTAACCCAGGAAGCCATGTCTAGTGTGCAAATGATGAGAATTACGCTCATTAGATAGCCAAGACCACTCAACTAGTACCTCTTTAACGGGAGCCACAGCAGCTCTTTTCCAAAGTTCTTCTGTGCAGCCAAGCTTTCCATCCCCTTTATTGAGAGGAATGTACTTCTCATATGCAATTCTGATAGCGAAGTGTGACTTAAAACCATAAATAAAGCTCTCATATGATCCATCACTCAGTTTACATTTTCTCATTCATGATTATATGAGCTTTGTGATCAAAACTGAATACAAACTACTAGTGAGAGGTTCCTCTTTTGGGTTGTTGGGCGcacttctttaaattaaatgcctttatttaatcGTGATGTTTTATAAAGGTATTATTTCAAGAAAGTTTGGTTACACTTTAAGCCAATGATAATAGCCATCTATCACTGAACTTGATACATCCAGTACAGTGCTATAGAAGCAATGATATACTTACATGtatttattgataaaaaaaaagtattctgacCTATGGAAGTGCTCTGTGGCAAGCATTACTTGAGACTAATGTGGAGAGttcacagtttgaatgctgtCTTATCATCTGTCAATGTCTCATCCATTTTTCTGAAATGAGTCTGGCATTGGAGAATGGTTCAGTTGGGGAAGTCcattaattttatcatttatttctattcAGTATCCACATCATGCCACTGTTTTTTTATACTACTATATATACTCAGTACACAGCGgggaaaaacaaataataaacccCAAATTTGGTGTTTTGTAGAATATGTATTTTTCAGCAGCTGAAAGCAGATTTCCTTCTTAtgcactagggggcttcgctcgccaaccccacaTTAACCCGGCCcgcactatgcaccagccactttgcatctctgctgctctcgtatgtggatttcactttcaccaaacaacaaatgttttaattctcgtggaCATGCCTATTCATtagaaagaaacactacttttccctgatggcaacacaaattagatgatctttaagtctccgacttaaagtttaaatcctaaaaatatattcaatctcttttcgctgttctgttatttcacagagtaataatttccatttgtttgcgctaatgcaatctttattatcattttttgagactttcgaattttagcactttcattatctctaagctgctctgcatgtgtttcttgccaacgttttgtattttttacgatgttctactttgtcatctactgtttgtcttttatttccggccccgggcgtggttaaatctcttggcacaaagtctcgtcgcGTGAGACATGAAAGCATCTCTctaaaaaagtcacgtctcgtcccaggatttttttattataatagagagatgttgtaCTTTGTATTTGTCCGATTataatgttttatgttattattttcataatCACTTAAAACAGAGAGAGATACCCATTGAAAAAATAGTCTCTACACAGAGTGAACAGAAACAGCAATGCAAAATCGTTAGCATGCACACATGTTCTTTATTAACATTAACACTAACTTGGAAACATGAAAAGTGCAATACACAATTAAAAAGATCAAAATTAGCCTTCttaagctgtaacataacactcTGACAGTAGACACAGTGCTCTCAACTTACATGATTCATTGTATACCCTTTTCTCTTTTAGTAAGAGTAATACTTACTGGCAGCGATTAGCTACATTTTAAGAACAAGAAATTGTGAAAAGCATGAACACAAATTTTTCATTATCTTAAAAGCTGTGCTTCTGATTACAGTAGACTTAGTTTTCCCTGCCACACAATATACCTAAGCTTCATCTTCACCCTCATCCTCCTCAAATTCaccctgctcatctgcagttgCATCTTGATATTGCTGATACTCAGAGACCAAGTCATTCATGTTGCTTTCAGCCTCTGTGAATTCCATTTCATCCATACCTTCACCAGTATACCAGTGCAAGAAGGCTTTCCTACGAAACATGGCTGTGAACTGCTCAGAAATCCTCTTGAAAAGCTCCTGGATTGCAGTGCTATTGCCTATGAAGGTGGCAGACATTTTGAGGCCTCTGGGTGGGATGTCACAGACAGCCGTCTTCACATTATTGGGAATCCATTCTACAAAGTAGCTGCTGTTTTTGTTCTGAACATTGAGCATCTGCTCATCAACTTCCTTCATAGACATTCTTCCTCGGAACATGGCAGCTACAGTTAAGTATCTCCCGTGACGGGGATCACATGCTGCCATCATATTTTTTGCATCAAACATTTGCTGAGTTAGCTCTGGTACAGTTAAGGCACGATACTGTTGGCTACCACGGCTTGTCAGTGGGGCAAAACCAGGCATAAAGAAATGAAGACGAGGAAAAGGCACCATATTTACTGCTAGTTTGCGTAAATCGGCATTCAGTTGGCCGGGAAAACGAAGACAGGTGGTGACACCACTCATGGTAGCTGATACCAGGTGATTGAGGTCTCCATAAGTTGGAGTGGTAAGCTTGAGTGTACGGAAGCAAATATCATATAAGGCCTCATTATCAATGCAGTAGGTCTCATCAGTGTTCTCCACCAGCTGATGCACAGAGAGTGTTGCATTGTAAGGTTCAACCACAGTGTCTGAAACCTTTGGTGATGGCATGACACTGAATGTGTTCATTATACGGTCAGGATATTCTTCTCGAATTTTGCTGATTAGCAGAGTGCCCATACCAGAACCAGTCCCTCCGCCAAGAGAGTGGGTGAGCTGGAATCCCTGCAGACAGTCACAGCTCTCAGCCTCTTTCCTTACCACATCCAAAACTGAATCCACTAACTCTGCTCCTTCTGTGTAATGACCCTTGGCCCAGTTATTGCCGGCACCGCTCTGACCTAAAGGAAGattataaatacttttttattacttaaatattATCAAACACACAAT containing:
- the LOC120529554 gene encoding tubulin beta-2B chain, with product MREIVHIQAGQCGNQIGAKFWEVISDEHGIDPTGSYHGDSDLQLERINVYYNEANGNKYVPRAILVDLEPGTMDSVRSGPFGQIFRPDNFVFGQSGAGNNWAKGHYTEGAELVDSVLDVVRKEAESCDCLQGFQLTHSLGGGTGSGMGTLLISKIREEYPDRIMNTFSVMPSPKVSDTVVEPYNATLSVHQLVENTDETYCIDNEALYDICFRTLKLTTPTYGDLNHLVSATMSGVTTCLRFPGQLNADLRKLAVNMVPFPRLHFFMPGFAPLTSRGSQQYRALTVPELTQQMFDAKNMMAACDPRHGRYLTVAAMFRGRMSMKEVDEQMLNVQNKNSSYFVEWIPNNVKTAVCDIPPRGLKMSATFIGNSTAIQELFKRISEQFTAMFRRKAFLHWYTGEGMDEMEFTEAESNMNDLVSEYQQYQDATADEQGEFEEDEGEDEA